Proteins from a genomic interval of Lycium ferocissimum isolate CSIRO_LF1 chromosome 2, AGI_CSIRO_Lferr_CH_V1, whole genome shotgun sequence:
- the LOC132039189 gene encoding protein ALTERED XYLOGLUCAN 9-like produces the protein MWGAVQLGVLAAFLVLFVPIGMAGWHLSRNKMLFFSCALFITLSVCVHLTPYFPSVSNMLFSSGSTPLSSSSLSLSSVNLDSCISLLHQVSFDFQELNNNVGKNSSWKWIESEPVVQCDFQKLDKSDASDLFNGSWVVIAGDSQARLFVVSLLELLLGGNEMEMIRGDLFKRHSDYHIFIDEIGMKLDFIWAPYVSNLTDLVLGFEEKKSYPDVFVIGTGLWDMLHINNATDYGVSLKLLADLVVLLLPVPSDFGANLVSVRSPNFFWLGMPKLINSMLNTNEKREKMTDEMWQAYTDELYSSKLLRQSGGPLVLLDIHALSNKCGALCTADGMHYHGVVYEAAVHVMLNGLLIESNQKL, from the coding sequence ATGTGGGGTGCTGTTCAATTGGGAGTATTGGCTGCCTTTCTTGTACTATTTGTCCCTATAGGTATGGCAGGTTGGCACTTGAGTCGCAacaaaatgttattttttagCTGTGCACTTTTTATTACCCTTTCTGTTTGTGTTCATTTGACCCCTTATTTCCCTTCAGTCTCCAATATGCTTTTTTCATCAGGTTCAACAcccttatcatcatcatcattatcattatcaagtgtaaatcttgattcttgcatTTCCTTACTTCACCAAGTATCATTTGATTTTCAAGAACTGAATAATAATGTAGGAAAAAACAGTTCTTGGAAGTGGATTGAGTCTGAACCTGTAGTTCAATGTGATTTCCAAAAGTTGGACAAGTCTGATGCTTCAGATTTGTTTAATGGATCATGGGTTGTTATTGCTGGGGATTCACAGGCAAGGTTATTTGTAGTTTCTTTGTTGGAGTTGTTATTGGGGGGAAATGAAATGGAGATGATTAGGGGGGATTTGTTCAAGAGGCATAGTGATTATCACATATTTATTGATGAGATTGGGATGAAGTTGGATTTTATTTGGGCACCTTATGTAAGTAACTTGACTGATTTGGTTCTGGGgtttgaagagaaaaagagttATCCTGATGTATTTGTGATTGGGACAGGTCTATGGGATATgttacatataaataatgctaCTGATTATGGTGTTTCCCTAAAGTTGTTGGCGGATTTGGTGGTATTGTTGTTACCAGTACCTTCAGATTTTGGCGCAAATTTAGTTTCAGTTCGGTCACCCAACTTCTTTTGGCTGGGAATGCCAAAGCTGATAAACTCGATGTTGAATACAAATGAGAAGCGAGAGAAAATGACTGATGAGATGTGGCAAGCTTATACTGATGAGCTTTATAGCAGTAAGCTGTTGCGGCAATCTGGTGGGCCCCTTGTGTTGCTGGACATTCACGCGTTGAGTAATAAATGTGGAGCTCTTTGTACTGCTGATGGAATGCATTATCACGGGGTTGTGTATGAAGCTGCAGTTCATGTAATGCTAAATGGATTGCTTATAGAATCTAATCAGAAGCTGTAA